Proteins from one Shewanella pealeana ATCC 700345 genomic window:
- the clpP gene encoding ATP-dependent Clp endopeptidase proteolytic subunit ClpP, whose protein sequence is MHKAPESVLNALVPMVVEQTAKGERSYDIYSRLLKERVIFLVGQVEEHMANLIVAQLLFLESESPDKDIYLYINSPGGSVTAGMAIYDTMQFIKPNVSTVCIGQAASMGAFLLAGGAEGKRHCLPNSRVMIHQPLGGFQGQASDIAIHAQEILGIKNKLNTMLAEHTGQPLEVIERDTDRDNFMSATEAAEYGLVDSVIAKRG, encoded by the coding sequence ATGCACAAAGCGCCAGAATCAGTACTTAACGCACTCGTTCCTATGGTTGTTGAACAAACAGCTAAAGGTGAACGTTCATATGATATTTATTCTCGCCTTTTGAAAGAGCGAGTGATCTTTCTTGTTGGCCAAGTTGAAGAACATATGGCTAACCTTATCGTTGCTCAGTTACTGTTTTTGGAATCAGAGAGCCCAGATAAGGATATCTACCTATACATCAACTCGCCAGGCGGCAGCGTAACTGCAGGTATGGCGATTTATGACACAATGCAGTTTATTAAGCCAAACGTGAGCACTGTGTGTATTGGTCAAGCGGCGAGCATGGGCGCATTTTTGTTAGCAGGCGGTGCAGAAGGCAAACGTCATTGCTTACCGAACTCTAGAGTGATGATCCATCAGCCACTAGGCGGCTTCCAAGGACAGGCGTCGGATATTGCTATTCATGCTCAAGAGATCTTGGGTATTAAGAATAAGCTAAACACCATGTTAGCTGAGCATACTGGTCAGCCTCTTGAAGTGATTGAACGTGATACAGACCGTGATAACTTCATGAGCGCGACAGAAGCCGCTGAATATGGTTTAGTCGATTCAGTGATAGCAAAACGAGGCTGA
- the tig gene encoding trigger factor, translated as MQVSVETTQGLERRLTISVPAEQIENTVKEALKSEAKRARIPGFRPGKVPVSVINKRYGSAIRQDIMGEVMQRNFVEAIIAEKLNPAGAPTLTPGSTEGENFEFVATFEIYPEVELKGLESITVEQPTAEVTEADVDAMIETLRNQHATFEVADRAAAEGDKAKINFVGSIDGEEFEGGKADDFELQLGSGRMIPGFESGVEGHKAGEEFNIEVTFPEDYHAENLKGKVATFAITLNEVQAANLPEVNDEFATLFGITEGGIDALRAEISKNMSRELEQALKANVKEQVLNGLVEQNDIELPTALINGEVEVLRKQAMQRFGDQAANMPELPADLFTEQAARRVKVGLLLGEVIKTNELKAEDERVQGLIASMASAYEDPSEVVAYYNGNEELMQNMRNVALEEQAVEALLKTATLTEKAVNFEEFMNKATGRA; from the coding sequence ATGCAAGTTTCTGTTGAAACCACACAAGGCCTAGAGCGTCGCCTAACAATTTCTGTACCTGCTGAGCAGATCGAGAACACTGTTAAAGAAGCATTAAAAAGCGAAGCTAAGCGTGCCCGTATCCCAGGTTTCCGTCCAGGAAAAGTACCTGTAAGCGTAATTAATAAGCGTTATGGTAGTGCAATTCGTCAAGATATCATGGGTGAAGTGATGCAGCGTAACTTCGTTGAAGCAATCATTGCTGAGAAGTTAAACCCAGCTGGCGCACCTACATTAACTCCTGGTTCAACTGAAGGCGAAAACTTTGAGTTTGTTGCTACTTTTGAAATCTACCCAGAAGTAGAGCTAAAAGGTCTTGAGTCAATCACTGTTGAACAGCCTACTGCTGAAGTAACAGAAGCTGACGTTGACGCTATGATTGAAACGCTACGTAACCAACACGCTACTTTCGAAGTAGCAGACCGCGCAGCGGCTGAAGGCGACAAAGCTAAAATCAACTTCGTAGGTTCAATCGATGGCGAAGAATTCGAAGGCGGTAAAGCTGACGATTTCGAACTACAACTAGGCAGCGGCCGTATGATCCCAGGCTTCGAGTCTGGCGTTGAAGGTCACAAAGCTGGTGAAGAGTTCAACATCGAAGTGACTTTCCCAGAAGATTACCACGCTGAAAACCTAAAGGGTAAAGTAGCGACTTTCGCTATCACTCTGAACGAAGTTCAAGCGGCTAACCTTCCAGAAGTTAACGACGAGTTCGCTACACTATTCGGTATTACTGAAGGTGGCATCGACGCACTTCGCGCTGAAATCAGCAAGAACATGAGCCGTGAACTTGAGCAAGCGCTTAAAGCTAACGTTAAAGAGCAAGTTCTTAATGGTCTAGTTGAGCAAAACGACATCGAATTGCCAACAGCACTTATCAACGGTGAAGTAGAAGTATTGCGTAAGCAAGCTATGCAACGTTTCGGCGACCAAGCTGCAAACATGCCTGAGCTTCCAGCTGACCTGTTCACTGAACAAGCTGCACGTCGCGTTAAAGTAGGTCTACTACTTGGCGAAGTGATCAAGACTAACGAGCTAAAAGCTGAAGATGAACGCGTTCAAGGTTTGATCGCTTCAATGGCTTCTGCTTACGAAGATCCAAGTGAAGTTGTAGCTTACTACAATGGTAACGAAGAACTTATGCAAAACATGCGCAACGTTGCTCTAGAAGAGCAAGCAGTTGAAGCTTTGTTAAAAACTGCAACTTTGACTGAAAAAGCAGTCAACTTTGAAGAATTTATGAACAAGGCTACAGGTCGCGCGTAA